The DNA window ATAATATAATATTTGCAAAAGCCAAGTCTGTCTAAAGAATACTACAAAGTCTCACCAgtcgcttctctgccttaTCAGTCACGGCAtccctctccttcctctgCGCTGCCAACTCCTCGTTAAGCGCCTTGTCGGCGTCATACCCAAATAGCTCGTCGAGGAACTCCTTGCGCGAGCGGATATTAATGTGGCCCTTCCAAATACCCGGGTGTGCTAACAGCCACTCATCACGCTCACGCTGCTTCTGGCCGTCCTCCATCTGTGTAAACCAGCGGCTGCTGACGCTGGCTTCCGCCACCATTGCTGTACGTTTGATTCGCAGCTTCTCGTACATCTTTAGTGCCTGTGGCAGTGTCTTGGTGGTGCAATAGTCCGCTTGCGCTAGAATCCCGCCTAGTATGGcgccgtcctcgatgccCATAGCCGCCCCCTGGGCGAGGTAGGGAGTCATGGCGTGAGCGGCGTCTCCGATCAGGACCATCTTACTAGATGGATGCGTCCAAGTCGGGATCTCGTCGTTGGTGAATAGCTGATTAACGAGTACCATGAGTCTGCAGGTCAGACATAAAAGAGACTGAGGAACTTACCCGCCACTCCAGAACCTTGTCGACAAGGGATAGCATCTTGTCGATCCTTGGGTCCCAGTTCTTAAAGGCTTCACGGACATCTTCGTTGGTACCGATCTTCTGGTTGACGCCATCCTCCATGTTCACGTCGCAGCTGTTGCATAAAGTTGTCAGTCATCCACTCTCGCTTTAACCAGCATGGGATCTTTACGTGAAGACGAAGTTAACCAAAGTCTCATTGACACCTTCCAGAAGGTACGAAAGAATGGTGCCGTGAGGTCCGATCCAGTGATTGTTCCGTGGTATGGtgatcagctcctccagTTCAGGGATTCCctgcagcttcttggcgGGCAATGTTACACGGTAGACCATCTGGCCAGTCGGCACCGGCGGGCTCTTATATCCAAGCACAATTTCCCGACAGGTCGAGTGCAGGCCATCCGAGGCCACGATGAGGTCCGTCGTCAGCTGTTGGCCATTCTTAGTCGTCAGAGCCGGAACATCGGGCTCGACCTTGACGACACGACTATCGAGGTGGATAGTGATGCCGAGCTCGGCCGCCCGTGCTACAAGACCACGATGGAAATCGGCGCGGTGAATATGCCAGTAGGGTGATCCGTATTCCTCCAGAGCTGGCTTCTTGAGCGGGCACTCCACCAAAACTTCGCCTCCCTTCCATCGCATCATCCTCAGATCCACGGGCTCAGTGCAGTACTTGCGGATGTGCTTGTCAATTCCAAGGCTACGGAGTATCTTAGATGAATTGGAAGAGACCTGAATGCCTGTTGTTTTTTCCCGCTATcagcacgaagaagaaatatggATAGCCAGCAATGAAACAAACGAAAGGCATCCTTACCTGCGCCTATGTAGGTGATTTCTGCTGCGCTCTCCAAGACGATAACATCGTGACCTGTCTGAGCCAGCGATATGGCGACAGTGAGCCCTGCTAGGCCAGctccgatgacgatgatTTTCTGCAATCGTAAACAAATGACTCGGCAAGTCCGAATAAGCAGACAAAACTTACCATTTTTTATAAATTTAGTTGGGCTGGGCAACCTTCAAAAAGGCTTCGGAGGATATAACCTTATGGTAAATCGCAAGGAGCTGTTTGAGGTTCTGAGTACTTGATCAGAGAAGGAGCTTGTGAGGAGAAAGAACTCCTTGGTCTACTTTAGTTGTACATAAGATAGAAGATACTCGCAAGTTTATTCTAAAAAATAAGTCAGATTTTGGGGTCGCTGGCTCCGACCGTTCTTCTGATCTTTGTGAAAACATTGTAGGCCAAATTGTTGCCGGCACAAGACAGGCGCGGAAGGAAACAGCCGCCACCGGACCTAGTCTTCCGCATATTCGAACTCAATCATGAAACAATACCCTCAATAATATTCCCCGCCCGGCAGTGTTTATCCTGCCACTATTGCCTCTATGCTTTGTTTAGCCGTAATGCCGGATATAATTCGCTTCCTTCATCTACTCATAATTTACGAAATATTCACTCGCTTGGATTTATTGCACCATCACCTGGCATATTCGAATGCAGCTGAGACATTTGCATCACACCTGTCAACGATTCCTAGCATCGCCATTGAGTATCAAGATGAGCAGTCTTCCAGAGCAATGCTGCACCCTTCCACCATTCAAGACGGACTACAAGCCTGTTGGTGAGATTTTCATGATCAAGGTGGAAGGGCAGGATGAGCTTGAGATCTACTCGACCGGTTCATCCGAGGCTAAGACTGCACTCGTTGCAATATTCGGTACGTGCAGACTCTCTACGTAACTTTTCTGATAGATCATGGCGATGTATGGTCGGTAATAAGATGTAATTATGGTGCACGAAATTAATCTAGAACGCCAGACATTTTTGGAATGCACAACAATACCCTACAGGGCGCAGACCACCTGGCAAAGAGCTCTGGGTACCGGGTTGTTCTTCCTGACTTTTTTAGGGGTCAGTCCTGGCCGGTTGATAACATACCTCCCAAGGAAGGCCGACCTTTCCTGAACAAATGGATTCAAAGCGTAGGCTCCTGGGAGAAGGTCCGACCCGGTCTCCTGGCAACCATCGAGTACCTTAAGGCCAACGGCGTGACCACTATCGGAGTAAGTTGTTTTTAGCGTTCCTGATAGGAACGTTCCCTTCCACCTTCCCATAGCCAACACCTATTTATATGAAATAGTGCTCACGCTTTACATATTTACCAGGCCTACGGCTTCTGCTTTGGTGCTAAGAAGCTCATGCAAGGTGCGCACGAGAACCTGTTTAAATCTGTGGCTCTCGTGcatccatctttcttccaaCCTGAGGACGCAGACAACGTCAATGTCCCGGTGGCATTGCTCCCCAGCGGCGGTGAGGACCAGGCCGTCATGAATGGCTATTGGGAAAGAATCC is part of the Penicillium psychrofluorescens genome assembly, chromosome: 4 genome and encodes:
- a CDS encoding uncharacterized protein (ID:PFLUO_006332-T1.cds;~source:funannotate), which translates into the protein MKIIVIGAGLAGLTVAISLAQTGHDVIVLESAAEITYIGAGIQVSSNSSKILRSLGIDKHIRKYCTEPVDLRMMRWKGGEVLVECPLKKPALEEYGSPYWHIHRADFHRGLVARAAELGITIHLDSRVVKVEPDVPALTTKNGQQLTTDLIVASDGLHSTCREIVLGYKSPPVPTGQMVYRVTLPAKKLQGIPELEELITIPRNNHWIGPHGTILSYLLEGVNETLVNFVFTCDVNMEDGVNQKIGTNEDVREAFKNWDPRIDKMLSLVDKVLEWRLFTNDEIPTWTHPSSKMVLIGDAAHAMTPYLAQGAAMGIEDGAILGGILAQADYCTTKTLPQALKMYEKLRIKRTAMVAEASVSSRWFTQMEDGQKQRERDEWLLAHPGIWKGHINIRSRKEFLDELFGYDADKALNEELAAQRKERDAVTDKAEKRLVRLCSIL
- a CDS encoding uncharacterized protein (ID:PFLUO_006333-T1.cds;~source:funannotate), whose protein sequence is MSSLPEQCCTLPPFKTDYKPVGEIFMIKVEGQDELEIYSTGSSEAKTALVAIFDIFGMHNNTLQGADHLAKSSGYRVVLPDFFRGQSWPVDNIPPKEGRPFLNKWIQSVGSWEKVRPGLLATIEYLKANGVTTIGAYGFCFGAKKLMQGAHENLFKSVALVHPSFFQPEDADNVNVPVALLPSGGEDQAVMNGYWERIQQKPIAKNSIRQDFLDVHHGFASARSNWDDPELAKRARDAYKVMEKFFHDTL